One window of Catonella massiliensis genomic DNA carries:
- a CDS encoding 4Fe-4S dicluster domain-containing protein, with translation MRGIETRIKEIRHRIFTEVARMAYHTEWPTDQRIEELPYKIIPGEVGSFRSDVFLERAIVGERLRLAMGLPCRDASEHAKISDNVEAADRPETYYTPPLVNVIKFACNGCTEKRVFVTDGCQGCLAHPCVEVCPKTCVSLDRTNGRSKIDQDVCIKCGKCADICPYHAIIKQERPCAAACGMDAIHSDVHGKADIDYERCVSCGQCLVNCPFGAIADKSQIFQVIRAIQSGEHIYAAFAPAFVGQFGAKVTPGKIRMAMKMLGFTDVFEVAVGADLCATQEANDFLEEVPDKLPFMGTSCCPAWASMAKKLFPEMKDCISMALTPMTLTARLIKHYNPKGKVVFIGPCSAKKLEAMWDEVRSEVDFVLTFEEMAGIFASKHIDIENIEEDPDGVNDASTDGRNFAVSGGVATSVVNVIKNLHPDMEVKTDNAEGLRDCRKMLMAAKAGKYNGYLLEGMGCPGGCVAGPGTMQAIVKSTASVKNYASKASHTCSNTTEHVKELDKLTY, from the coding sequence ATGAGAGGCATTGAAACAAGAATCAAGGAAATCAGACACCGTATATTTACTGAGGTTGCCAGGATGGCATACCACACAGAATGGCCAACTGACCAGAGAATCGAGGAATTGCCTTATAAGATAATTCCCGGTGAAGTAGGAAGCTTTCGTAGTGACGTATTCCTTGAGAGGGCTATAGTTGGTGAGAGACTTAGACTTGCTATGGGACTTCCCTGTAGAGATGCGAGTGAACACGCTAAGATATCCGACAATGTGGAGGCGGCTGACAGGCCAGAGACCTACTATACTCCCCCACTTGTCAATGTGATTAAGTTTGCCTGCAACGGCTGTACCGAGAAGAGGGTGTTCGTAACTGACGGCTGTCAGGGCTGTCTTGCCCACCCTTGCGTGGAAGTCTGTCCAAAGACCTGCGTTTCTCTTGACAGGACAAACGGCAGGTCGAAGATAGATCAGGATGTGTGTATCAAATGTGGTAAATGTGCGGATATCTGCCCTTATCACGCCATCATCAAGCAGGAAAGGCCTTGTGCGGCGGCCTGCGGTATGGACGCCATACATTCAGATGTACACGGGAAAGCAGACATAGACTATGAGAGATGTGTATCCTGCGGTCAGTGTCTTGTAAACTGTCCGTTTGGAGCAATTGCAGACAAATCTCAGATATTCCAGGTAATACGAGCAATCCAGTCGGGTGAGCATATCTATGCGGCCTTTGCCCCTGCCTTTGTAGGCCAGTTTGGCGCGAAGGTGACTCCGGGTAAGATACGTATGGCTATGAAGATGCTTGGTTTTACTGACGTTTTCGAGGTGGCTGTAGGTGCTGACCTCTGTGCTACCCAAGAAGCAAACGACTTCCTTGAAGAGGTGCCTGACAAGCTGCCATTTATGGGTACTTCCTGTTGTCCTGCGTGGGCATCTATGGCAAAGAAGCTCTTCCCTGAGATGAAGGACTGCATATCAATGGCGCTTACTCCTATGACTCTTACAGCAAGGCTTATAAAGCACTACAATCCAAAGGGTAAGGTTGTATTCATAGGACCTTGCTCAGCTAAGAAGCTTGAGGCTATGTGGGATGAGGTGCGCTCAGAGGTGGACTTTGTACTTACCTTTGAAGAGATGGCCGGGATATTTGCCTCAAAGCATATAGATATTGAGAATATTGAAGAAGATCCCGATGGTGTGAACGATGCTTCGACTGATGGCCGTAACTTTGCGGTTTCAGGCGGTGTTGCTACCTCTGTAGTAAATGTAATAAAGAACCTCCATCCTGATATGGAGGTGAAGACCGACAACGCAGAGGGACTTAGAGACTGCCGTAAGATGCTTATGGCTGCAAAGGCAGGTAAGTACAACGGATATCTTCTTGAGGGAATGGGCTGCCCTGGAGGCTGTGTGGCAGGTCCCGGAACCATGCAGGCCATAGTGAAGTCCACTGCTTCAGTTAAGAACTATGCCTCTAAGGCGAGCCACACCTGTAGCAACACAACAGAGCACGTAAAGGAGCTTGATAAGCTTACCTACTAG
- a CDS encoding serine hydrolase domain-containing protein — protein sequence MANFEKALAAIMFDILTGKTGHIGKATFKPEKPRFDWDKADAKPLERSTPEAEGVPTSFLYNLLFELGSAKSELHHFLVLRHGKVICESSFSPYRRGEWHTTYSMSKTFTGMAIGLLYDDGKLKLNDKVVDFFGDLTNLWQMVKFRDMTATNLLTMTTGVNFNEGGSMVGDEWIKGFLSASLKENAGKVFDYNSMNTYMLSAIVSKLAGKPMYEFLQERIFNKLGINQCFWETSPEGVTKGGWGMFIRPEDAAKLGLLYLNKGKWEGEQLISEEYVTMATSKQIENEHFGYGYQLWMGCRAESYLFDGMMGQDVRVYPDLDMIIVNFAGDPVVFHSGEVDAIIEKYMENPEISDKALPPNPMGNVNLSKLISELESGAFGTKPVMAGGWERKGNLRAQISSRNKPHPLKHDFFMWLNGRSYELEDKCQGVFPLLLQLTHNNFTEGISEIGFSYENHTLFIKLKEGDEVHKIKVGFHKPAYSTINLNGEPYNVALKGEYTENEEHENVLKLILCFTEEAASRIMKIHFKANEILLELDETPGKEFISIGLKLSMSQIMNSHFIVKRALGSGADTIVNEAVMRKISPSTRGRLIENAEEN from the coding sequence ATGGCCAATTTTGAAAAAGCTCTAGCCGCTATAATGTTTGATATACTTACAGGCAAGACAGGACATATAGGGAAGGCTACATTTAAGCCTGAAAAACCACGGTTTGACTGGGATAAGGCAGATGCCAAGCCACTGGAAAGAAGCACTCCTGAAGCAGAGGGGGTACCTACATCTTTTCTTTACAACCTCTTATTCGAACTTGGCTCTGCAAAGAGTGAACTTCATCATTTTCTGGTACTTAGACATGGTAAAGTCATCTGTGAGTCTTCTTTTTCGCCGTACAGAAGGGGAGAATGGCATACCACTTATTCTATGAGCAAGACATTTACAGGAATGGCTATTGGTCTGCTCTATGATGACGGGAAGCTAAAGCTTAATGACAAGGTTGTAGACTTCTTTGGCGACCTCACAAACCTATGGCAGATGGTGAAGTTTAGAGATATGACAGCCACGAACCTCCTCACTATGACCACCGGTGTTAACTTCAATGAGGGTGGCTCCATGGTTGGAGATGAGTGGATTAAGGGCTTTCTTTCAGCGTCCTTAAAGGAAAATGCAGGAAAGGTATTTGACTATAACAGTATGAATACTTACATGCTTTCGGCCATTGTATCAAAGCTTGCAGGAAAGCCTATGTATGAGTTCTTACAGGAGAGGATATTTAACAAGCTTGGAATCAACCAATGCTTTTGGGAGACCAGTCCTGAGGGCGTTACCAAGGGTGGCTGGGGTATGTTTATACGGCCTGAAGATGCAGCAAAGCTCGGACTTTTATACCTTAACAAGGGTAAATGGGAGGGCGAACAGCTTATTTCCGAGGAATATGTAACCATGGCTACCTCAAAACAGATAGAAAACGAACATTTTGGCTACGGCTACCAGCTTTGGATGGGCTGTAGGGCTGAGAGTTACCTCTTTGATGGTATGATGGGGCAGGATGTGAGAGTTTACCCTGACCTTGATATGATAATAGTGAATTTTGCAGGAGATCCTGTGGTTTTCCATAGTGGGGAGGTAGATGCTATCATTGAAAAATACATGGAAAATCCTGAAATTTCAGATAAAGCCCTCCCTCCTAATCCTATGGGGAATGTAAATCTTAGTAAACTTATATCAGAGCTTGAAAGCGGAGCATTTGGCACGAAGCCTGTTATGGCTGGAGGCTGGGAAAGAAAGGGAAACCTTCGAGCTCAGATATCAAGCCGCAACAAGCCTCATCCGCTTAAACATGATTTCTTTATGTGGCTTAACGGACGAAGCTACGAGCTTGAAGACAAGTGCCAGGGAGTATTTCCTCTCCTTTTACAGCTTACCCACAATAACTTTACCGAGGGTATAAGTGAAATTGGATTCTCCTATGAAAATCATACGCTTTTTATTAAGCTAAAAGAAGGGGATGAAGTCCACAAAATAAAGGTGGGCTTTCATAAGCCTGCGTATTCAACCATTAATCTAAATGGTGAGCCTTACAATGTAGCACTTAAGGGCGAATATACGGAAAATGAAGAGCACGAAAATGTTCTGAAATTGATACTTTGCTTTACAGAAGAGGCTGCAAGTAGGATAATGAAGATACATTTTAAGGCTAATGAGATTCTTCTTGAACTAGATGAAACACCGGGTAAGGAGTTCATTAGCATAGGTCTTAAGCTGTCCATGAGCCAAATAATGAACTCACACTTTATAGTGAAAAGGGCCTTGGGAAGTGGAGCAGATACTATTGTAAATGAAGCGGTAATGAGGAAAATAAGTCCGTCTACAAGGGGCAGGCTTATAGAAAATGCGGAGGAAAACTAA
- the greA gene encoding transcription elongation factor GreA produces the protein MYDKLTKNDIRRLEEEIEHRKLVVRKQAIAEVKEARAHGDLSENFEYYAAKRFKNQNESRIRYLEKMVKTARIIEDDSKEDEVGLDNTVTVYFVEDDEEEIYKLVTSVRGDSVSNLITIESPLGKALMGHKVGDTVSVKVNEQVSYDVIIRNIENTRDEGKEGIREF, from the coding sequence ATGTACGACAAGCTTACAAAAAACGATATAAGAAGGCTTGAAGAAGAGATTGAGCATAGAAAGCTGGTGGTAAGAAAGCAAGCAATAGCGGAGGTCAAAGAAGCAAGGGCACATGGCGACCTTTCAGAGAATTTTGAGTATTATGCAGCAAAAAGATTCAAAAATCAAAATGAAAGCAGGATACGCTACCTCGAGAAGATGGTTAAGACTGCAAGGATAATAGAGGATGATTCAAAAGAAGACGAGGTAGGACTTGATAATACTGTAACTGTATATTTTGTGGAAGATGATGAAGAAGAAATATATAAGCTTGTAACTTCAGTAAGAGGAGACTCAGTTAGCAATCTCATAACCATAGAATCCCCTCTGGGCAAGGCTTTGATGGGACACAAGGTGGGAGATACAGTCAGTGTAAAGGTAAATGAACAGGTAAGCTATGATGTAATCATAAGAAATATAGAAAATACCAGGGATGAGGGAAAAGAAGGTATCAGAGAGTTTTAG
- a CDS encoding Maf family protein: MTKYILASASPRRVEILGKLGFEFTTEVSEAEEKLKNDFNKLHPKEKVEELSFIKAADVAESLILTKETEEGDAYIVIGADTVVSVDGEILEKPRDKADAGRMIELIQGRSHEVYTGVTLIYIPKEVLENRGVKEGNKYLELFKILENQMKEADNDNNEEATEFGNIIKTMLSENKLIVRTFSEKTEVSVYPMNEAEVEGYISTLEPYDKAGGYAIQGRFQAYIEKINGDYSTVVGLPAGRLYHEIKEVYKCTTSLQKTI; this comes from the coding sequence ATGACAAAATACATATTGGCTTCGGCTTCACCACGCAGGGTTGAGATACTTGGAAAGCTTGGCTTTGAATTTACGACTGAGGTAAGTGAGGCTGAGGAGAAGTTAAAAAATGACTTTAATAAGCTTCACCCAAAGGAAAAGGTGGAGGAGCTTTCATTTATAAAGGCTGCTGATGTGGCTGAAAGCCTTATTCTAACTAAAGAAACAGAAGAAGGAGACGCCTACATAGTTATCGGCGCAGATACAGTTGTGTCTGTAGACGGCGAAATTCTTGAAAAGCCTAGAGATAAGGCTGATGCAGGCCGTATGATAGAGCTTATTCAGGGCAGAAGCCATGAGGTATACACAGGAGTTACCCTCATCTATATCCCTAAGGAAGTCCTTGAAAATAGGGGGGTAAAAGAGGGAAACAAATACCTTGAATTATTTAAAATTCTTGAAAATCAGATGAAAGAAGCCGATAATGATAATAATGAAGAGGCAACAGAGTTTGGCAACATAATTAAAACCATGCTAAGTGAAAATAAGCTGATTGTACGCACCTTCTCAGAAAAAACCGAAGTAAGCGTATATCCTATGAATGAGGCGGAGGTAGAGGGGTATATATCCACCTTAGAGCCATACGATAAGGCTGGCGGCTACGCTATTCAGGGAAGATTTCAAGCTTATATAGAAAAGATAAACGGAGATTATTCTACAGTGGTAGGCTTACCGGCAGGAAGGCTTTATCACGAAATCAAGGAGGTCTACAAATGTACGACAAGCTTACAAAAAACGATATAA
- a CDS encoding Y-family DNA polymerase, translating into MDKLIFHVDVNSAFLSWTAVKMLKEEPGSIDLRTIPSAIGGDVSKRHGVITACSIPAKKQGVRTGEPVMRSLEKCPSLRLFPSDFKTYREYSAKFIDILKKYALAVEQVSIDEAYLDMTGTDEPITKAEKIKEEIYESLGFTVNIGISTIKLLAKMASDFEKPYKVHTLFPEEIKEKMWTLPIEKLHGCGYKTSEKLKNIGVKTIGDAAKLDKALLCSLLGEKSGEYIYESANGRGSDVVSGEREAAKSYSNETTLPTDIRVSTYDKEMPPVIHWLSESVGKRLTKDEAAGYTISVIAKTSSFKRRSKQTTLVEPTNDIKDIESISLILMRELCFGERGLFNENDGIRLVGVGVSNLAENECKQLDIFSYMKEKSAQDEIRLNESKKKEKTDKLDTMLKKINEKYGEGKIKKGG; encoded by the coding sequence ATGGACAAGCTGATATTCCATGTGGATGTAAACTCAGCCTTTCTTTCGTGGACAGCAGTTAAGATGCTTAAAGAAGAGCCGGGAAGCATTGACCTTAGAACCATACCCTCTGCCATAGGAGGGGATGTGTCAAAAAGACATGGAGTTATCACAGCCTGTTCGATTCCTGCCAAGAAGCAGGGAGTAAGGACAGGTGAACCTGTCATGAGGTCCCTTGAAAAATGCCCGAGTCTAAGACTTTTCCCTTCTGACTTTAAGACCTATAGAGAATACTCGGCGAAGTTTATAGATATACTTAAGAAATATGCCTTAGCAGTAGAACAGGTGTCTATTGATGAGGCATATCTTGATATGACAGGGACAGATGAACCTATAACTAAGGCAGAGAAAATCAAGGAAGAAATCTATGAAAGCCTTGGATTTACTGTTAATATCGGTATATCTACTATCAAGCTCCTTGCCAAGATGGCAAGTGATTTTGAAAAGCCTTACAAGGTACATACTCTTTTTCCGGAGGAAATAAAGGAGAAAATGTGGACTCTTCCCATAGAAAAGCTACATGGCTGTGGCTATAAGACTTCTGAAAAACTTAAGAATATAGGAGTTAAGACAATAGGAGATGCAGCTAAGCTCGATAAAGCCCTGCTTTGCTCTCTGCTAGGTGAAAAGTCAGGAGAATATATCTATGAGAGTGCTAACGGCAGGGGAAGCGATGTGGTATCGGGGGAGAGGGAGGCTGCTAAGAGCTATTCAAACGAGACCACCCTGCCCACAGACATCAGGGTGTCTACCTACGATAAAGAAATGCCCCCTGTCATACACTGGCTTTCAGAAAGTGTGGGGAAAAGGCTTACAAAAGATGAGGCAGCAGGCTATACTATAAGCGTTATTGCCAAAACAAGCAGCTTTAAGAGGAGGTCAAAGCAGACTACTCTGGTAGAACCAACCAATGATATCAAGGATATAGAAAGCATTTCCCTTATACTTATGAGAGAGCTTTGCTTTGGAGAGAGAGGCTTATTTAACGAAAATGATGGCATTAGGCTGGTTGGAGTAGGTGTATCGAATCTGGCTGAAAATGAATGCAAGCAGCTTGATATATTTTCCTATATGAAGGAGAAAAGTGCGCAGGATGAGATTAGACTAAATGAGTCAAAGAAAAAAGAAAAAACCGATAAGTTAGATACCATGCTTAAAAAAATAAATGAAAAATACGGCGAAGGTAAGATAAAAAAAGGAGGATGA
- a CDS encoding NUDIX hydrolase — translation MEIWDGYNRDETLAGVDLVRGEKIPDGLYHLVCEVLVQHEDGDFLLMKRDLNKPTNPGKYEATAGGSALKGEDKLTCIKRELKEETGIEAEDFEHIGRTIHGKCIFEDFYTRTDCAKDCVTLQENETIGYKWISEAEFADFVNSDDIIRSQRERYRTFLGKRGYLK, via the coding sequence ATGGAAATTTGGGACGGTTATAATAGAGACGAAACCCTTGCAGGTGTTGACCTGGTTAGGGGAGAAAAGATACCTGATGGGCTTTATCATCTTGTATGCGAAGTACTGGTTCAGCATGAAGATGGCGACTTTCTACTTATGAAGCGAGACCTAAACAAGCCTACCAATCCCGGCAAATACGAAGCCACAGCAGGAGGAAGTGCACTAAAAGGCGAGGACAAGCTTACCTGTATAAAGAGGGAACTAAAAGAAGAGACCGGAATAGAAGCAGAAGACTTTGAACACATTGGCAGGACTATACACGGGAAATGCATATTTGAAGACTTTTATACAAGGACTGACTGCGCGAAGGACTGCGTAACCTTGCAGGAAAACGAGACCATTGGCTATAAATGGATAAGCGAAGCAGAATTTGCAGACTTTGTTAACTCAGATGACATCATAAGGAGTCAGAGAGAAAGATATAGAACATTCCTAGGCAAGAGAGGATATCTGAAGTAG
- the rsmG gene encoding 16S rRNA (guanine(527)-N(7))-methyltransferase RsmG, with amino-acid sequence MEDKSLIIKKLENEEITITSEQCDKLYRFYEMVIEKNKVMNLTAITDYEEFVIKHFVDSLMIAKVMDMTTPMTVLDIGTGAGFPGVPIKIVFPETKVLLLDSLNKRLNFLNEVIEELELKDIVTIHSRAEELQTKGEYRESFDLCISRAVSALPTLSEYCLPYVKPGGKFVAYKAVGADEEIEASKTAIRVLGGEIKDKAQFTIKDTDYTRVLISIEKVKNTPKKYPRAGGKPSKNPLC; translated from the coding sequence ATGGAAGATAAATCACTTATTATAAAAAAACTGGAAAATGAAGAAATTACAATAACTTCAGAGCAATGTGACAAACTCTATAGATTCTACGAGATGGTAATAGAAAAAAACAAGGTAATGAACCTTACCGCTATCACAGACTACGAAGAATTTGTCATCAAGCACTTTGTAGACAGCCTTATGATAGCAAAGGTAATGGATATGACTACACCTATGACTGTGCTGGATATCGGTACAGGCGCAGGCTTTCCGGGAGTTCCTATCAAGATAGTATTCCCTGAAACTAAGGTGCTGCTCCTTGATTCCCTCAATAAAAGATTGAACTTCTTAAATGAGGTAATCGAGGAACTTGAGCTTAAAGACATAGTTACCATACACTCCAGAGCGGAGGAGCTGCAGACCAAGGGAGAATACAGAGAGAGCTTTGACCTATGCATATCAAGGGCTGTATCTGCTCTCCCAACCCTTAGCGAATATTGCCTCCCTTATGTTAAACCAGGCGGGAAATTCGTGGCTTATAAGGCAGTTGGAGCCGATGAAGAGATCGAGGCATCAAAGACAGCTATTAGGGTGCTTGGCGGAGAAATAAAGGATAAGGCACAGTTTACCATAAAGGATACTGACTATACCAGGGTGCTGATTTCTATAGAAAAAGTAAAAAATACTCCTAAAAAATATCCTCGTGCGGGTGGAAAACCAAGCAAAAATCCGCTATGCTAG
- a CDS encoding type II toxin-antitoxin system RelE/ParE family toxin, translating to MKYGIIRTDTADALIRENILYIAENFGNSVALKKLSELEEAILSLGDNPYIGTTPKYNVLKRQGYMVLILEKNLVFYKIKEKIVTVYAVLGQIQNYLDIIRGL from the coding sequence TTGAAATATGGGATTATAAGAACTGATACAGCCGATGCTCTGATAAGGGAAAATATACTTTATATTGCTGAAAATTTTGGAAATAGCGTGGCTTTGAAGAAATTAAGTGAACTTGAAGAGGCTATATTATCTTTAGGGGACAATCCTTATATCGGAACTACACCAAAATACAATGTACTTAAAAGACAGGGCTATATGGTATTAATTCTTGAAAAAAATCTTGTCTTTTATAAAATAAAGGAAAAGATAGTTACTGTATATGCGGTGCTTGGGCAGATACAAAATTATTTGGATATCATACGGGGGCTATAG
- a CDS encoding type II toxin-antitoxin system Phd/YefM family antitoxin, translated as MFIKQETIRPSVDLRNHYNEISRQCREEKEAVIITVNGRGDTVSIGYEEYKRMKARIELLEILAEADEDVKYERVAPIKDTFDDLRDILKEERI; from the coding sequence ATGTTTATCAAACAGGAAACAATCAGACCGTCAGTAGATCTGCGTAATCATTATAATGAAATATCCAGACAATGCAGGGAAGAGAAGGAAGCAGTTATAATTACCGTAAATGGACGGGGAGATACGGTTTCCATCGGATATGAGGAATATAAAAGAATGAAAGCCCGAATTGAGCTTTTAGAAATACTTGCAGAAGCTGATGAAGATGTTAAATATGAGAGAGTTGCTCCTATTAAGGATACTTTTGATGATTTGAGAGATATTCTTAAGGAGGAGAGGATTTGA
- a CDS encoding AraC family transcriptional regulator: MNIIKLFNDTVNYIETVLDGEIDEKKISSLSGYSYPMFSRLFSMLTETTLSEYIRSRRLTEAAIDLRDTDEKIIDIAMKYGYESPDAFGVAFKKFHGFTPSEVKEGKPFKLVSRIRLALSVKGGRSMDIKIEKKQAFKVAGYNEQDINSSLCPNVWDKLYEKYSHEELAGLGKGERVGICHDVESPDRINYMAGYITTDVEKAKDMGLEVLEVDEAEYAVVKLTGKVPECIHAGWKYLMEVFFPEHGYIHSGKPDFEYYFKGDMHSSDYKMELWVPVVKA, encoded by the coding sequence GTGAATATCATAAAATTGTTTAATGATACTGTGAATTATATAGAAACAGTACTTGATGGTGAGATTGACGAGAAGAAGATTTCAAGCTTATCCGGTTACTCTTATCCGATGTTTAGCAGACTTTTCTCTATGCTTACAGAAACTACACTTTCTGAATACATAAGAAGTAGAAGGCTTACTGAGGCAGCGATAGACTTGCGGGACACAGACGAAAAAATAATTGATATAGCAATGAAATACGGCTACGAATCGCCTGACGCTTTTGGTGTTGCTTTCAAAAAATTCCATGGCTTTACTCCCTCTGAAGTAAAAGAAGGGAAGCCGTTTAAGCTGGTTTCCAGAATCAGGCTCGCACTTAGCGTAAAAGGAGGAAGAAGCATGGATATTAAGATTGAAAAGAAACAGGCATTTAAGGTGGCAGGGTATAATGAGCAGGATATAAACTCATCACTATGCCCGAACGTATGGGATAAGCTATATGAAAAGTACAGCCACGAAGAACTGGCAGGACTCGGTAAAGGAGAAAGAGTAGGAATTTGTCATGATGTTGAAAGTCCTGACAGGATAAACTATATGGCAGGATATATTACTACAGACGTAGAAAAGGCTAAAGATATGGGACTGGAAGTTTTAGAAGTTGACGAGGCAGAGTATGCAGTAGTTAAATTAACCGGAAAGGTACCGGAGTGCATACATGCCGGTTGGAAATACCTGATGGAGGTATTCTTCCCGGAACATGGTTATATCCATTCAGGAAAGCCTGATTTCGAGTATTATTTCAAAGGCGATATGCACAGCTCTGATTATAAAATGGAGCTTTGGGTACCTGTAGTGAAGGCTTAA
- a CDS encoding AAA family ATPase gives MIIMNLELDNIYGFKDFKMNFAYPKKIVGSTIPNEHLPERPNFRYKKVNIIMGSNASGKTTLGKAIRDIFYSIALKQFDGLVNAISDKNKVGKFSADIVLVENVMHRFIGEIFPDNKKVIIQVQKAYIAKNDSYEKCCKKLEETTKEIGNERITKIGWNFALSEGSEFILINNTDDGLKLAVLEKVLQALDTDIISVKKLDVKDSYVIKKENQEIIIQEGEVIKESKLSSGTVAGIRIADLISSIILRENGFYYCDEKFSYVHSDLEQAFLSVMINKLGGGEQLFFTSHNMDLLDMNLPRHSFSFLRKREKIEVVYPSEYIKKNDISLRNAMENDVFDVVPSRDKIYELEDLEVENK, from the coding sequence ATGATAATAATGAATTTAGAACTGGATAATATATATGGCTTCAAGGATTTTAAGATGAATTTTGCTTATCCAAAGAAGATAGTTGGAAGCACCATTCCTAATGAACATCTGCCGGAAAGACCAAATTTTAGATATAAAAAAGTTAATATTATAATGGGTAGTAATGCCTCAGGAAAAACCACTTTAGGGAAGGCAATTAGGGATATTTTTTATAGTATTGCACTAAAACAGTTTGATGGCTTAGTAAATGCTATAAGTGATAAAAATAAAGTTGGAAAATTCAGTGCAGATATTGTTTTAGTCGAAAATGTTATGCACAGATTTATCGGAGAAATTTTTCCGGATAATAAGAAAGTTATTATACAGGTGCAGAAAGCATATATAGCAAAAAACGATTCATATGAAAAATGCTGTAAAAAATTAGAAGAAACAACTAAAGAAATAGGGAATGAAAGAATAACCAAGATAGGCTGGAATTTTGCCCTAAGTGAAGGCAGTGAATTCATTTTAATTAATAATACGGATGATGGATTAAAGCTGGCAGTACTTGAAAAAGTTTTGCAGGCACTTGATACCGATATAATCTCTGTAAAAAAATTAGATGTTAAAGACAGTTATGTAATAAAAAAAGAAAATCAGGAGATAATTATACAGGAAGGTGAGGTAATTAAGGAAAGTAAGTTATCAAGTGGAACCGTTGCTGGAATTAGGATTGCAGATTTGATAAGTTCAATTATTTTAAGAGAAAATGGTTTCTACTACTGTGACGAAAAATTCTCTTATGTGCATTCTGATTTGGAGCAGGCATTTTTAAGTGTGATGATTAATAAGCTTGGAGGCGGAGAGCAGCTATTTTTCACCTCGCACAATATGGACTTATTGGACATGAATCTTCCAAGACATAGTTTTTCTTTTTTAAGAAAACGAGAAAAAATAGAAGTAGTATATCCAAGTGAGTATATAAAGAAAAATGATATATCTCTTAGAAATGCAATGGAAAATGATGTATTTGATGTAGTTCCAAGCAGAGATAAAATATATGAACTGGAGGACTTAGAAGTTGAAAATAAATAA
- a CDS encoding Fic family protein, translated as MQNRNKLLLDILQEEKSSGYAGGIYHKTQIELTYNSNHIEGSSLTHEQTRYIFETNTIDVENGSINVDDVIETANHFRIVSLIIDNAKSTLTQEFIKELHLLLKNGTSDSRRDWFVVGDYKKLPNEVGGMHTTPPEEVSGKMKELLDEYNAKEEKSLDDVLDFHAKFEKIHPFQDGNGRVGRLIMFKECLKYNIVPFIIEDDLKMFYYRGLAEWETEKGYLRDTCLTAQDRYKAYLDYFRIGY; from the coding sequence TTGCAAAACAGGAATAAATTACTGCTTGATATCTTACAGGAAGAAAAATCTTCGGGCTATGCTGGTGGGATATATCACAAAACCCAGATAGAGCTTACATATAATTCTAACCATATTGAAGGCAGCAGTCTCACTCACGAGCAGACTAGGTATATATTCGAAACCAATACTATAGATGTAGAAAATGGCAGTATCAATGTAGATGATGTGATTGAAACAGCAAATCATTTCCGCATAGTCAGCCTTATAATCGACAATGCAAAGTCTACGCTCACACAAGAATTTATAAAGGAGTTACATTTACTTCTTAAAAATGGAACCAGTGATTCAAGAAGAGATTGGTTTGTGGTTGGAGACTATAAGAAGCTTCCCAATGAAGTGGGTGGAATGCACACTACCCCTCCTGAAGAGGTGTCTGGCAAGATGAAAGAGCTGTTAGATGAGTATAATGCAAAAGAAGAAAAAAGCTTAGATGATGTTTTGGACTTTCATGCAAAATTTGAAAAAATTCATCCATTTCAGGACGGAAACGGTCGTGTCGGTAGACTGATTATGTTCAAGGAATGCCTGAAATACAACATTGTACCATTTATTATAGAAGATGATTTGAAAATGTTTTATTACCGTGGTCTTGCAGAATGGGAAACAGAAAAAGGCTATCTAAGAGATACCTGCTTAACTGCACAGGATAGGTATAAGGCTTATTTGGATTATTTTAGGATTGGGTATTAG